The Nitrosopumilus sp. genome segment CAGTATGTCACTATATGATGGGAGGACTTCATACTGATATTGATGGGGCAACTGAAATCATGGGAGTTTGGGCAGCAGGTGAGGCTGCGTGCAATAGCGTTCATGGCTCAAACAGACTAGGTGCAAATTCAACTTCGGAATGCATAGTTTGGGGCAAAATTACAGGTGAATTAGCAGTAGAGTATATTCAAAAAGGAATTCCATCTAATCCATGGCCACATCATTTGGTTTCAGCTGAAGAGAAGAGAATCTATGATGGAATCTTTAGGGGAAATGGTGATGTTAATCCATATGAAATTAGACAGGAATTAACTGATACAATGACTGAGAAAGCATATGTGTATAGAAATGAAACTGATCTTGTTGCGGGTCTCAAAAGAATTCGTGAATTAAAGACAATGACATGGAAACATGTAGATGATAAAGCAAAAGAGTACAATACTAATTTTGCAAATGTAATGGAGCTTGATTCAATGTTCAGAGTTGCAGAAATTGTTTTGCTTGGAGCAATTAATAGAAAAGAATCACGTGGAGCACACTCTAGAACCGATTACACTAAACGTGATGATGCTAATTTCTTGCATCATACACTTGCTTACTATGATCCAACTGAGCCAATCATGAAAACATTTCCAGTAACAATTACTAAGTATCAGCCAGTGGAGAGGAAGTATTAGATGGATAACGAGAATAGACGAGAAGGAATATTTGGAATGGCCAATCCAGGTCGTTTTGGAATTGAACGTGTTGCATATTGGTTAATGAGATTGAGTGGTTTAGGATTATTAGCATATTTTGTAGCTCACATTTATGAAACTAGTACTATTTTACGTGGAAGAGCTGGATGGGATGATTTTCTAGCATTAACTCAAACCACTGAAGGACACATTGTTTTAGCAATTGTAATTGCAATGTGTGTATTTCACACTGTCAATGGAATTAGAGTGATGCTAGGACATGGTGGAGTTGGTGTTGGAAAACCAGCAAGACCTGATTATCCATATGATCCAGCATCACAAAATTACAGACACAAAATTGGAATCTACTCGGCTATTATTCTTGCAGCAATTGCAATGATGTATGGTCTGGCAGTTATGTTTGGTGAATGATATGAGAGAAAGCACAATAATGAAAATTCACTACGGGACTGCCTTAGCAGCCGTAGCCTTAGTGGCAGTGCATATTCTTATGCGTCTAACGCAGGGATTTGCAGAATCTCTTGAATTTGAGAGTGTTTTGGCAAATTACAAGTTCCTACCATATGCTCTAATGCTTGAATTAATTTTGATCTTACTTTCAATTCATGGTTTCAATGGACTTCGTGTAATTTTGCTTGAGCTAAAACAAGGACCAACTTATGAAAAAGCAGTATCGTATGGCTGCATTGCTGCAATGGTTGGATTAATAGCCTACGGCTCAAGAACAATTATTATGACTAACATGGGGATGGTTTAGAAATGGCACAAGTCTCTAGTATTGCAAACGAGCAAACCTCAACACCATTGTCTTCTCCAAAAACAATTCTTCTTAGAATCTCAAGGTATAATCCAGAACATGACGAATCAAGTAGATTCATGGAGTTTGATGTTCCATATCAGAGATGGACTACTGTCTTAGAAGCAATTCTTGAAGTCAAAAAGCACTTTGATCATTCAGTTGCGGTAAGATATTCTTGCAGACAAGCAACATGTGGATCTTGTGGAATGATAATTAATGGAAAACCAAGACTTGCATGCTTTACAAAAATTAGTGAACTAAATTCTGAAGTAGTTACAGTCGAACCAATGAATAACTTCCCAATTATTAGAGATTTAGCTGTAAAGTTTGAAAAATTATTTGAATCCCATCAAAAAATCAAACCATATCTAGTTAGAGATGACACTGAACTAGAAACAGATCAAAAAGAATTCTTACAATCTCCTGAAGAAGTTGAGCAGTACATCCAGTTTGCAAACTGCATCAAATGTGGCTTATGTAATTCTGCATGTCCTACCATGGCAACTGATTCGTCATTTGTTGGGCCACAAGCATTGGCTCAAGCCTATCGCTATGTTGCAGATAGCAGAGATAAGGGCAAAGATTCTAGATTAAAAATAATAGATGATTCTCACGGTATTTGGAGATGTCATTTTGCTGGATCTTGTAGTCAGGTATGTCCAAAAGGAGTTGATCCTGCTATGGGAATTCAACTACTTCGAGGATATTTACTAGGTTTTAGAAGTTAACCTACTTTTTTGGGTTTGGGCTATTGTTAACCTGATTGTTAATTTGTTCAGCCATAAAGTGATTTGAAACATTTACTTTAACATCATTTACACCATCTACTTTCAGTAGGTTGTCATGAATGTCTTGGCAAATTTTAAAACCAAATACTGCTGGACAAAATGGACTTGTTAGATGCAAATCGACTTTAACATCATTGTTGCTGATATCAACTTCATCAATTAATTCTAATTCCACAATTGATGTGTTAATTTCTGGATCCACAATCTTTGATAATTCATCGAAGATTTTTACTCGAAGCTGTTTGATATCTTGGCTCATGTGGGCAAAAGCGTCGATGCTATATATAACCATTATAGAACCATTGGTGATGTATCGGTCACGTCTTGATACTGATTTGAGTGATATCACTTTAGATTATGTTTCATCAATTAATGATGATTCTCAAATTGCACTTTATGATATTATTGGCAGTCAAGCTCACACATTGATGCTTCATCAACAAAATATTATTACAAAAAATGATGCAAAAAAAATTTTATCAGCACTAGAGAAATTGAAAAAACAAAAATTTGATAGCTCATCAGGTGCAGAAGATATTCATGAATTAATTGAATCACTTGTAATCAAAAATGTAGGTATGGCAAGCGGTGGGAAAATGCATACTGCAAGATCAAGAAATGATCAAGTTGTATTAGATATTCGAATGAAGATTCGAGACGACATTAACATCACTTGTAATTGCCTTCTAGATACTATCGAAGCTCTGGTTTCCGTGGCTAAAAATCACCAAAAAACCATCATGCCTTTGTATACTCATCTCCAACAAGCTCAAGCTGGACTGTTTTCTCATTATTTACTTGCACATGCAGATGTTTTATCTCGTGATTTTCAAAGACTTTACCAAACATATGATAGGGTTAATCAAAGTCCATTAGGAGCAGGACCTGTTGGTGGAACAAGTATTCCCATTAATCGAGATACAACTGCAAAACTTTTAGGCTTTGATTCACTAGTTGAAAATTCAATTGATGCAACAAGTACACGTGATTTTGTAGCAGAATACGTATCTGTAATTGCGATTTTGATGACTAATCTAAGTAAGATAGCAGAAGACTTTGTAATATGGTCTACTTCAGAATTTTCCTTTATTGAACTTGCAGATGAATTTACATCACCATCAAGTGTAATGCCACAAAAGAAAAATCCAGACATTTTAGAATTAACTCGAGGAAAAACTGCTGAAATTATTGGAACACTTACTGCAATACTAACTACCATCAAAGGTTTAGCTTCAGGTTATGGAAGAGATCTACAACAAATCAAATCTTCAATCTGGTCTACTTCAAAAACATCTATTAGTGCATTACTGATTTTAAAATCGCTTTTACTAACACTAAAAGTAAATGAAAAGCAAATGAAAAAAGTTACAGAATCTAGTAATTTAATTGCACTAGACATTGCTGAAAAATTAGTTCAAGAAGGAATTCCATTTAGAGTGACTCATAAAATTTCAGGAATTTTAGTTCAACTAGCACATCAATCAAAAAAACCGATCTCAAAACTAACATCTGTAGATATAAAAAAATCAGTAAGTGGCACAAATGTAGATCCTAAATTAGTCTCAAAAATTATCGGTACGACTACTGTGATATCTTCTCTAAAAGATAGAAATTCTCTTGGATCCTCAGGCTATGATGAGCAAAAAAGAATGATTTCCGATAGAACCCAAATGATAAACAACTATAGAATCGATGTGTCTTCAAGAGAAAATAAAATTAATTCATCAATTGATGAAATGACAAAACAAATTCAGAAGATCATAAAATAGTTAATAAAAAGAGCAGCGGGTCTAGTGGGATTCGGACCCACGACAACCGGATTAAAAGTCCGGTGCGCTACCTGGCTGCGCCATAGACCCCTGATGAAAAATGCTTTTCGTGTATAATTTAGTCTTTTACAAAATTTTTTGTTGTGACAGAAACTTTTAATCTGGCAATTTGATTCAAACAACTTGTGCCCTTGTAGTATAGCCCGGTCTAGAATTCGGCCCTGTCACGGCTGAGACGCGTGTTCAAATCCCGCCGAGGGCGCCATTATTTCTTAATTATTTCATTGAAAATGATTTTTTAACCGATCATACATGATAGATTTCGTTGTTACTGAAATTGAAATTATGATATAATTTCTTACAAGAATATTAAAATTCAGGCAATTTTAGTAAAAATTGATGTCTGAGGAGAAAAAAGAATCTGAAATTAAATCAGAAGACAAATCAGCATCAGAAAAAGTTACTGCACAAGAAAATGCAGACGTCAAAGTTAAAGCTGCAGAAGAAGCAAAGGCTGTTGTAGAAGAAAAAACAATAGAAACAACAGAAGCAGCTGAAGAAGCAGCAGAAAAAACTAAAGCTGCTGAAAAGGCCGCAGAGTCTACCAAAGCTGCAGATGAAGCAAAAATTGCTGCTGAAGCTGCAGCCAAAGCAATGGCTGCAGCAAAGGCCGCTGAAGAAGCAGAAGCTGCCGCAAAAGAAGCAATTGCAAAGGCACAAGCAGCAAAGGAAGCCGCAGAGAAAGCAGCTGAAGAAGAATACAAGGCAATTACCGCTGAGGTTAAGGCAGATACAGCAAAACCTGTTGAATATACGTTTAAGCGACAAGGCGAAGAGATCTTCCGTCGTGATATGGGTGAGCCAGAATTTTTCTTAGATAAAAAAGATAGATTTCCACGTCCCATACTATCACAAGAACAGCAAGAATCACTTACAAGAAAAGCAGAAATTCCACAGGATCAAACCCCAAAATATAATCCAGAACATGTTCTTAGTCCAGAATTTGGTGGTTTATCAAACTATGAACGTGGTGTTGATTCATTTTTAGCAGAAGCAAAAGCAACTCTTGCAAAATTAAAATCTGATCCTGAATCATCACTCAAACAAATTAGAGATGCAGAAAACGATATTAAATATTTAGAATCTATTCACGAAAATTATTTTATTGGCATGAATGTATTTAGAACAGCAAAAGGCGGACGAAGTAAACTAAAGGCATAATTGGTGATGATGATGGGTAAAGTAAATTTTGATGTTATGAATACACGAGTCACTTTCAAAAATATTCCACTTCATACATTATCAAAATTCACATTCAAAGATGTAACTGCTGCATGTCAAGAATTCAAAAAAATTCCAAATGTTGATGAATGCATAATTATTCAAACAGCAAGTAGAGTTGAAATCTTTACTGTTAGTAATGTGGAATCTGAAGATTCTCCAGATGCAAGACGTCCTGAAGGAAAAGGATTGGTGTTAAATCAAATTAAAGATACTTGGATTTCTTTGTCATCATTAGAACAAATAGACATTGATCATTTTGATCAAACATTAGAAGTTTACAAGGGTGATGATGTTTACCGAAATCTATTACGATTAGCAGCAGGACTGGATTCAGTAGTTGTAGGAAAAAGAGAAATTTTAAATGAAGTTTCCCAATCATTGGCCACTGCAAAATCTGCAGGCACCTCTGGAGACATACTCCACAAATTATTTGATAGTGTGATTAGATTAGCCGAGAAAATGAGAACAAGCACTGGAATTGAAAATAATGTGATCTCAATAGGTGATGTTGCTGTAAAACTAGTTGATGAGAAAGCAGGATTGGATGATAAAAAGAAAGTACTCTTAATTGGAACTGGTGAATCTGCCGCTCGAGTTGCTAAAACTTTGAACAAAAGAGGAATAAAATTTGATGTGACAAGTAGAACAGTTGATCGTGCTACAGGTTTTTCAGTAATCTTAGGTGGAACACCTGTCGATTTTAATGATGTGTTGGCTGGATTTGACAAGTATGATATTGTCTTTGTTGCAACAACAGCAGATTATTTCTTAATTACATTTGATCGAATTCATTTAGTAATGGAGGATAAGAAGAAAGGTACACTGATCATGGATTTGTCAGAACCAAGAGCCGTTGAAGAAGGAATAACTGCGTTACCTGGAATAAAATTGCTCTTCAAAGATCAGATAGCAGAAATTTATGAGGAAAATGTTAGAGCAAGAGTAGGTATTGTACCTGCTGTTGAGAAAATTATTGAAAAAGAACTACCTGTTTTATCTGCTAGAATGACTATACTAGAAGCGTAGTTTTTCTTAAAGACCCTGTTTTCTTAATAGGAATTGCATAATGGCTTCTTTTGAATAATCGATTCCGTGTTCTTCTTCTGTATGATTTCTAAAATTTTCAATTACTTCTTCCATCTCTCCTTCGGCAATAAAATCACATTCAAAACCGTAATCAATACACTTGAGATTTGCCATAATTTGATGAAAAATACTCAATATAAAAATCCACAGGTAAACACCATAATAGAGACAATGATCTTATTCGTAAATCAAATTTTTCTAGTTGACAAATTTGTTCTTCATAAATTGGAAAACATCCTCAAAGCATCTTGTATTAAAACCATCAGAATGATTTAGTCTGATAATTTCTACGAATCCCTATTAAGCAATTTTTCATTTCTGAGTTTAATGACTAGACTACTGTATGCATCAATCATTGCTTCAATAATTTTGATGTCTATTTTTAGTATCGATGCCTTCGCCCAGTCAAATTTTAAAAAAATTGAAGGTGACGAAATACAAAAAAATTCTGTTTCACAAGACATTCTTGCAAAAATAGAACTATCAAAAAAACAATTTCTAAAAGCAAAAGAGACTGAACAAAAGCGCAATGCCCAACAAAAATTCATTGAGGAACAACGAATTCTAGCACAAGAATCTCTAAAACAAGAGCTCCAAAGAATGGAAAAAACATACGAAGAATTTACTCCTAGAAATGCATTTGCAAAATATGTTTCAAATCTTAATGTGACAAATCATGGAATATTCTGGGATCAGTTTGATTATCTTCAAACAAAAATTGTTCTAGCAAGAGATGCAAGAGATTCTGTTCTTAAACAGGGAGGAACATTTTCTGATGCCATGAAGCAATATGTTCAATTTGCCAAGATGTCAAAAATTGAAATGCAAAACATTGTGCGTGAACTTAACATAAAACACAATCTTGCACAAGAAGACATCCAGTCTAATTTTGACATTAATGGAAAATTGCCAAGATATGAAAATGATCTTGAAGCTCCATGTTATGGATGTACCGCAAAAATATCTAAGGTTCAAATTGACTCAAATCAATCAGTCCCAATAACTAGGATTGTGTATGAGCCAAAACCTACACAAATTACTGAACTACAAGATTCTCTTTCAGATCTCCAAAAACAATTCCTAGAATCAAGAAACATTGTAGCTCAGAAAAAAATGGTATTTGAGATGAATGAAATCATAAAACAAATTCAAATTCTCAGATAATCCTTTCTTTTTTACTTAAAATTTTGATGTTGTTATCATTTTTTTTACTACGATTTCTTTATCGGAAATTAACCTAAAAATTAATCACTAGTTAAACTCTAAGTTCAAATATGTCTTCATTTAATTGGGCTTACTCTAGTGTATTTCTATGTTTGAAAAAAAATTCAAATTTTTACTTGGCATACTAGTCATATCAATTTCTATTTCTTTTCTAACTTGGGCTAATGTTATTTCTTTTGGAGATATGGATGATGATGGAATAATTGATTCAATTGATAATTGTCCAAGGAATTTTAATCAAGACCAAGAAGATTCTGATTTTGATAAAATAGGAAATTATTGTGATTCAGATGATGACAATGACGGAATAGTTGATTTTCTTGATTCCTTTGATATTGAACCTCTAGATTGGGCTGATTTTGATTTTGATGGTATAGGAAATTCAAAAGATGAAGATGATGACAATGACGGAATATTAGATTCAGAAGATTCTGAACCAATATTGGCCTCAGAAATTCTTGCTACAAAATATCTTGATGACATACAAGACTGTGCAAACATCAATGATGATACATCACGACATCTATGTTATACGGTATTTTTTGGTAAAATAACAAAGAATGAACAAAATAATTCTAATGCTCTTGAACTATCTATAGCATTATCTAAGATTGGAGCTATTGATGATTGTCATTTTGTTTCTCATGAAATTGGCCACGTGGCTTTTGAGGAGAACCCCAATGTCATTTCAAATTTGATAGGAATGGATGGAACAATGTGTAGAGGTGGATATTTTCATGGAGTCTTGGCATCCTATTTCCATAGTATCAAAGAACACAATGAATCATTTCCAAGTGATTACAATTTAGTTTGCAATGAATTAATTGGATCTTCAAATTACCAGGACTGTGTACATGGATTAGGACATGGTCTAGTTCATTACTTTGGTAATGATCTGGATTCTTCTTTGGAGCTATGTCATGAAATGTCATTTTATCAAAATATCCTATGTGTAAAAGGTGTGATGATGCAATACACAGACAATACTATGACCCAAAAGGGAATTTCTCAAAATGTTGTCTCTGATCTTTGCGATGAATCACAACTAGAGAAACTTGATTTTATTGAATGCAGTATGTCTTTAGGTACCACTTTGTCCTTTTTTAACAACCATGATTATGATAAAAGTTCAAAATTTTGTGAATATGTTGAAAATGAAAAAGGACAGTCTTATTGTCTTGATGGTTTAAGGTTAGAAATTTCTGATTCTGAAAACTACAAAACCAAACCTCTAACTGAAGAGATTAGAGAAAAATTCCAACCCCAGTTTGAATCAGATTATGTTATTGATATAAGAAGTCCCGCAATAGTTTCAAACTTTGATCATATTCAAGAGATTGACCTGATCACATTTTCTATAGACTCTCCACAATATGTCATAATGTATGTCCCAAGTGAGTTTGTATCATCCGATTTATGGATAACAGTAAATGGTCAAATCCCAAACAACTTAGTTGTAAAAAATAATATCTTAGATGAAGAAATTACAATGTTTAGTTTTGTTCCCAAAACCAAAGGAATTGTAATGATTTCTCCTTTCTCTGACTAAATTATGCCTGGATTATCTTTAAAATATTCTATCCGTAAGACTCAAACTTGATTGCAAAACTACCGTCAGGCTTTTTCTCATGTTCTGTTACAAAGCCTTTAGGCCCTAGGTACTCTATTACTCCATCAATGGTTCCTTGGTAGCCACAAATGTAGATTATGGTATTATCGGGTGTGATCTCCTCTCCTACCATCTCCTCAACTGGTGACAGACCTGTTTTTTTATCGGGTTTAAAAAAAGATTCAACTCTACCTACGTGTCCATTCCATGATCTGTTAAAGAATTCTTTTGGTCTGCTTATTGCTGCTCTGTATCTAAAGTTCCACTGGTCTCTCCCTCTCTTCTTACTTTCATTTTCTAAATCAGTTAACAATCTCTTGTAGCTTAACTCGTCAACATAACTTGCACCATGTAAAACAATTATTTCTCGTTTATCATTAGTGTCATGGAAATGTTTTGCAAATGCAATAAATGGTGCAAGACCTGTGCCTCCACCTACACAAATTACTCTACGATTATCTTTTTTTCCATTTGGTAATGTATCGCTAATTTGTAAAGCAGCGCCTGTTGGATCTCCAAGATAAACTTCATCGCCAACACTCGCATAAAACAATTCAGTAGTAACTCTTCCTGGAAGTGGTTTTCTTACCCATCTAATTACAAATTCATAATAATCTCTGTTTTCTGGATGTGATGCAATTGAATATGCTCTTCGTACAATTTTTTTTTCAGAAGGAATTGGCAAACCAATTGTTAGAAATTGACCAGTTTT includes the following:
- a CDS encoding DUF1059 domain-containing protein is translated as MANLKCIDYGFECDFIAEGEMEEVIENFRNHTEEEHGIDYSKEAIMQFLLRKQGL
- the argH gene encoding argininosuccinate lyase, with the protein product MYRSRLDTDLSDITLDYVSSINDDSQIALYDIIGSQAHTLMLHQQNIITKNDAKKILSALEKLKKQKFDSSSGAEDIHELIESLVIKNVGMASGGKMHTARSRNDQVVLDIRMKIRDDINITCNCLLDTIEALVSVAKNHQKTIMPLYTHLQQAQAGLFSHYLLAHADVLSRDFQRLYQTYDRVNQSPLGAGPVGGTSIPINRDTTAKLLGFDSLVENSIDATSTRDFVAEYVSVIAILMTNLSKIAEDFVIWSTSEFSFIELADEFTSPSSVMPQKKNPDILELTRGKTAEIIGTLTAILTTIKGLASGYGRDLQQIKSSIWSTSKTSISALLILKSLLLTLKVNEKQMKKVTESSNLIALDIAEKLVQEGIPFRVTHKISGILVQLAHQSKKPISKLTSVDIKKSVSGTNVDPKLVSKIIGTTTVISSLKDRNSLGSSGYDEQKRMISDRTQMINNYRIDVSSRENKINSSIDEMTKQIQKIIK
- a CDS encoding thrombospondin type 3 repeat-containing protein; this translates as MFEKKFKFLLGILVISISISFLTWANVISFGDMDDDGIIDSIDNCPRNFNQDQEDSDFDKIGNYCDSDDDNDGIVDFLDSFDIEPLDWADFDFDGIGNSKDEDDDNDGILDSEDSEPILASEILATKYLDDIQDCANINDDTSRHLCYTVFFGKITKNEQNNSNALELSIALSKIGAIDDCHFVSHEIGHVAFEENPNVISNLIGMDGTMCRGGYFHGVLASYFHSIKEHNESFPSDYNLVCNELIGSSNYQDCVHGLGHGLVHYFGNDLDSSLELCHEMSFYQNILCVKGVMMQYTDNTMTQKGISQNVVSDLCDESQLEKLDFIECSMSLGTTLSFFNNHDYDKSSKFCEYVENEKGQSYCLDGLRLEISDSENYKTKPLTEEIREKFQPQFESDYVIDIRSPAIVSNFDHIQEIDLITFSIDSPQYVIMYVPSEFVSSDLWITVNGQIPNNLVVKNNILDEEITMFSFVPKTKGIVMISPFSD
- a CDS encoding succinate dehydrogenase, which gives rise to MDNENRREGIFGMANPGRFGIERVAYWLMRLSGLGLLAYFVAHIYETSTILRGRAGWDDFLALTQTTEGHIVLAIVIAMCVFHTVNGIRVMLGHGGVGVGKPARPDYPYDPASQNYRHKIGIYSAIILAAIAMMYGLAVMFGE
- a CDS encoding iron-sulfur cluster assembly protein, which produces MSQDIKQLRVKIFDELSKIVDPEINTSIVELELIDEVDISNNDVKVDLHLTSPFCPAVFGFKICQDIHDNLLKVDGVNDVKVNVSNHFMAEQINNQVNNSPNPKK
- a CDS encoding glutamyl-tRNA reductase, which gives rise to MGKVNFDVMNTRVTFKNIPLHTLSKFTFKDVTAACQEFKKIPNVDECIIIQTASRVEIFTVSNVESEDSPDARRPEGKGLVLNQIKDTWISLSSLEQIDIDHFDQTLEVYKGDDVYRNLLRLAAGLDSVVVGKREILNEVSQSLATAKSAGTSGDILHKLFDSVIRLAEKMRTSTGIENNVISIGDVAVKLVDEKAGLDDKKKVLLIGTGESAARVAKTLNKRGIKFDVTSRTVDRATGFSVILGGTPVDFNDVLAGFDKYDIVFVATTADYFLITFDRIHLVMEDKKKGTLIMDLSEPRAVEEGITALPGIKLLFKDQIAEIYEENVRARVGIVPAVEKIIEKELPVLSARMTILEA
- a CDS encoding succinate dehydrogenase — protein: MRESTIMKIHYGTALAAVALVAVHILMRLTQGFAESLEFESVLANYKFLPYALMLELILILLSIHGFNGLRVILLELKQGPTYEKAVSYGCIAAMVGLIAYGSRTIIMTNMGMV
- a CDS encoding FAD-binding oxidoreductase, translated to MVTETKAKVTYMELLKEDLVIIRLVPDTGMPQYKTGQFLTIGLPIPSEKKIVRRAYSIASHPENRDYYEFVIRWVRKPLPGRVTTELFYASVGDEVYLGDPTGAALQISDTLPNGKKDNRRVICVGGGTGLAPFIAFAKHFHDTNDKREIIVLHGASYVDELSYKRLLTDLENESKKRGRDQWNFRYRAAISRPKEFFNRSWNGHVGRVESFFKPDKKTGLSPVEEMVGEEITPDNTIIYICGYQGTIDGVIEYLGPKGFVTEHEKKPDGSFAIKFESYG
- a CDS encoding succinate dehydrogenase/fumarate reductase iron-sulfur subunit, with protein sequence MAQVSSIANEQTSTPLSSPKTILLRISRYNPEHDESSRFMEFDVPYQRWTTVLEAILEVKKHFDHSVAVRYSCRQATCGSCGMIINGKPRLACFTKISELNSEVVTVEPMNNFPIIRDLAVKFEKLFESHQKIKPYLVRDDTELETDQKEFLQSPEEVEQYIQFANCIKCGLCNSACPTMATDSSFVGPQALAQAYRYVADSRDKGKDSRLKIIDDSHGIWRCHFAGSCSQVCPKGVDPAMGIQLLRGYLLGFRS